Within the Dialister hominis genome, the region CCATCGGCATTTTAAGATTTTCAGTAATTCTTAAAGGGTGGACAAAACGTGTTGGTAAAAAGCCTCAAACCCCTGATAAATACAGGCTAAAATGGGATTTTATCTTTTCAGTGTGACTAATCTTCTGGAAAGATTATCGTTATGAAAAATAGATGCCCTTATTGTGTCTTTATCTGCTGCTGATGCGGAAAAGTGCGCATTTGAACACAAACCTGGAAGTGCTGAGAATATGGGCGCTTTTACGCTTCCAGCTAATTGTGATGAGATGGATTACAGTGCAGCTCGGGCGTATTTCAGTATGCACCGTATTCTGCCCTTAATACAAGCATAATATAAATTTTTACCAACACGTTTTGTCCTATAACCCCATTCTTACCGATTGCTTCACTTAATATTTAACCTCACTGCATCGAAGCTCACACGTTTTTGCGTGTCGCTTTGCTCCTTCAAAACCGGTTCGTTTTCGAACCATTTCGATCCTGTTATCGCCCACCGGAAGAAGACATCACGAGACTTAGACTCCGTGGTGTCTTTTTTGTTGCCTTGTCGGGCTCTAAGCATTCTTACCTACTATCTCACTTTGTATTTAACCCCCTGCATCGAGGTTCACACGTTTTTGTGCGTCGCTTTACTCTTCCCAAATAAGTTTATTCCTTAAGCAGTTTGATTCTATAATTATCAAGTAACGAAAATAGGGGATGTGACAAAATTCATCCCAACAAAAAGGGCTCTGCCCCGGATCATTTGGTCCGGGGCAGAGCCTTTCGTGTTATAATTTTTTACAATGAAAAATAACAACACTAGCAATCATTTTACCGCAGAACAAGGCATTTTGCCAATGTTTCCCTCTGAGATTCTCAATGTCGATGATCCTGTTTTAATGTATGACAGATTTATGGAGGAAATCGATCTTAAAAAGTACCTTCGTTACATACCGACGCGTGGCGCTGGCAGACCCAGGTATAATCCCGTCAACATGCTGAAAACGATCATCTATGGTTTCGCAGAAGAAGGATATTGCTCTTTTAGAAAACTTGAAGATAATTGCAGGGTTAATATCAGATATATGTACCTGATGAATTATGAAGCCCCATCCTATCGGACATTCTGTCATTTCGTGAAGGGCTTTCTTAAGTATTCTCTCAAGGATATCTTTTATTCAATTACGAAAGAACTCTGCGGCAAACTCAACGTGGATTTGCAGCATATATATATTGACGGTTCCAAGTTTGAAGCGAACGCAAATAAATACAGCTGGGTATGGAAGAAATCCGCTGAAAAATCCCGCTACAAGCTTTTTGCCAAGATTACCAGCCTTTTTGAGTTACTCAATGATGATCTTAAGTATGACCATATGAGTGTAAACATCAATACAGAATACGCTCCGGACTATCTGCGTCTGGTATTGGATAAATTAAAAGAAATCTGGCAGATTGATGAGACGGCCTTTGTTCATGGAAGCGGGCATCGCAAGTCCGATCATCAACGCAAGTATGAGCAGCTTAAGGCATATACATCAAAACTTGAAGAATATGTTGAGAAGATACAGATATGCGGTACTTCCAGAAACAGTTATTCGAAGACCGATACGGATGCAACATTCATGCGAATCAAGTCGGACTACATGGGAAATGATCAGCTTCTGCCTGCATACAATGTCCAAATAGGTGTTGCCGATGAATTTATTGCCGTAATTGATGTTAACCAGTATCGTTCAGATATGGATTGCTTCGTACCGCTGATGGAGGAATTCCACGAAGTCTATGGGGCTTATCCTAAGTATCCTGTGGCAGATGCAGGATATGGATCTTTCAACAATTACATCTATTGCGAGCAGCACGGTATGGAAAAGTATATGAAATTCCCCATGTACAAGAAAGAAACGAAAGACAAGAAATACCATACCAATCCGTTTCGGCCAATAAACTTTAGAGTTGATGAGAATGGAACCATCCGTTGTCCAAATGACAGGGCTTTCAAATTTATCTATAGACATCTGGTCAGAGGGAACTTATACGGCAGGCAGGAGGAAGTATTTGAATGCGAAGACTGCCAAGGATGCCCGCTGGCAGAGCAATGTAAAAAGACCCCGAAGAACAAAAGAATCTCATTGAGCAGAGAACGGAATAACATGTACCAGGAGGTTCAGGATAATCTGGAAAGCATCCATGGAGCCCTGCTAAGAATGAACCGGTCAATCCAGGCTGAAGGAACTTTTGGAATCATGAAACATGACAGATGGTACAAAAGAATCGTCAGAAAAGGGATAGATTCTGTAAAAGCCGAGTTATACCTGGTAGCACTTGGCTATAATTTAAGGAAATACATCACAAAAATAATGCGTATAAGGATTGCCGCCTAAGACAATATAATTAAAAGTCTTATGGGGGTAAGGGGGCTTACGCGCATTTTTACGTAAAAGGCTTACAGCAGAGCTAAAAATGATGAAATAAAGACGCAAAAAAGAGGCTGCAACAAAATGATTAACCATTTTGTCACAGCCCCTATTTTCGTTATTGTTTTCTTCTTTTATATTGATTACCAGCTAAAAGCAGAATACCTATCAATGTCAGAGCCGCCCCTGCTGTCAGCCCTGGAATATGGTATGTCATTTGAATGTGATTTTCTCCTTCCTCAAGAGGAATGTTCATCAAACATCCTGCAAAGATATCAGGAGTAATCTCTTTGCCATTTCTCATGACTGTCCATCCATTTTCATAAGGAACCGATAAGAAAAGTATATCTCCTTCTCTTCCTTCTACCGTACCACTGATTTCTCCATCTCGAATCATAAGATTTTTAGCAGCTCTTTGATTGATTTCGCGAGAGATTTCTTTCAATGCTGAAAGATCCGTTTCATAGAAAAGTGCTTGTTTCATCCGGATATCATCCGAAAGGTCTACATCAATCGCACGAGTCTGACTGCCCGTCGCAGGAATATAGAACATCCCTGAATCATATAAAATTTGACTGCTTTCTCCATTTATCGACACCTGTCTGTAAGGTCCATCCCATATAAGAAATGCATAAATAGGGTCCACCCCATTATTGATTTCATAGATCTCATGTCTATTTTCACATATTTCTGTAAATGATACGGGATGATAAATTGTTACAGCATGTCCAATTAGTTTGCTGTATAGTGCATTTGTATAAGTAAACGGATTATCAGATTCTCCGGGGATTATCTGATCATTCTCTCGATATATGAACGCCATAGGCAGAGCATATGGATTTTTGTATACTTTTTTCCCATTACTTATTCCAAATGGCAAATCTGACTCAAGTCCTTTTATTGGCTCTGTCAACAACAAATATTTTACTCCCAAGAGAGAATCTGCAGGAAGAATAGAAGTATAAAATCTGTTAGCCCTTTCAGTAAAATCATAATATCCTATATTAGACGATAATCTGAACTGAGATTTTTTTAACAATGAAGTATATTCTTGTATTCCCCAATAATTAAAATTCATACTTTCATTAAGATTAAATCCCTTATTTTTTTCTTGTTCATCTTTCGCGCGAATATCTCCCCTATTCATTACCTGATTGATACGGTAGATTCCTCCATCATATGCTTTGATTTCCTGAATCTGTGTTCTTTGCTGATCATCATAAGATTGATAAGTATAAAGACTCCCCGCTCCTCGCATAGATAAAAATATACATGCAGACATGCTCATTTCCCAAATGAGCATGCATGCTAATAACCCCATCATAAAATTTTTCTTTACATTTATCCTGTATGACCTGTCAATTTCATAGAGAATACAGGGGACGATCACTAGAAATGCAATATTGAACAAAAAGAAATTCTGGTATAATGCCGGCCGCAAACGTTCAATCAGTATCTGGGATACAGGGAACAGCAAACAAATAATAAGCTGCCGAATACCAAACCCCCATTTTTTCCAGTCGGAGAAATAACAGCCTGAAAGAAAAATGAGAATAAAAGATCCCAGATAGGAGTACCTTGGCATGAATCCCATCGGCTTTTTCATAAGTGAAAACATAAAAAATAATATTTTCCAATGAAACATCAGAAAAGAAAAAACAATCAGCAAAAAAGCAAATGCTTTATATTTCCATTTGATATCTTTTACGGCAAATAGTGCCAAAGCCCCGGAAACTGCCAAGCTCCCGCAGAAAAGAGACATATAATCTAAACTGGGTATTTCCTTAGGATGAATTCCCATGTAATAAGCGCCTAGAGATGCCAGTATATCTCCCTGAAAGCCCAGAGAAATTTGATTCCAGTCAAAAGAACCTCCAATCCCTTCGCGAAGCTGTAATATTGTAGGGAGGAAAAGAATAGAGCTGATCAAAATCCCCGTTACCATACCAAAGACATATCTTACTGTATCACTAAAAAATTCTTTCTTTGCTCCGCCCCTCTGGAAATGCAGCAACGTCTCTTCTGCCAGAAACCAGAAACCACTGAAGAGACAATTGATACCGCCAGTATACCAATTAAGCAGAATTGAAAGTGCAGTACTGACGGAAAGCATGCCAATAGACCCAAAATGCACAGCTCTATATACGCCGAGCATCATGAGCGGCAGCATGTATACGCCATCCAGCCACATAGCACTCCAGATTTGGTATAAATTGTAGTGCATCAGGCCATAGCCGATGGAAAGTCCCATAAGAGGGAGCATGGAGATCTTGTTATTGAATCGGTCCTGCAAGAACCATGTCATCGTCAATGATGCCATTCCCATTTTAAGGACAGCTGCCAAATTATATGAAACAGGCACTTGGTCTTTTGAAAAGAATAACTGCAGCAATTCTGTGGGCGATGCTAAATAATAAGAAAATATGCCAATGGCTGACCCACCGAGGCCTTTTGTCATGGTATAAGTTAAAGACTGATTCCCGGATAATACATCCTTAAAAAATGCCATGAGATCCATGTATTGAATAAACGCATCACTGGCTGCGAGCGTTTTATCTCCAAATGGTGCTTCTCTGAAAAAGGCAAAAACTCCCAAGCATATAAGAGTGGTTAGAGCAAAAGAAATCATACGAAATATCCATAAGGAATTTCTCTTTTCTCTCTTTATTACTTTCATCGTATTCTGATTTATCATGGTTAATCCTATTCCCCAACAGTTTCCTATAGAAATTGAGTATATGTTTATTATAATCTAAAATTCTTCTTACGTACTATTTTTTAGCTTTATTATTACTCATATTCCTACTTTGCTCACAAAAAAGAGGCAGGCTCGGCGCCTGCCTCTTTTTATTCACTATCAGTTTTTAGTCTTCCATAGGAAGTGTGGATCCGCCAATCGGTACGACGTAGACGCTGCAGTCTTTGCCCATGCGGTTCAGTGCTGCATCGACAGCTTCCTGCAGATCGTGGAATGGTGTCATATTGGCTTTTGTTACCATAGCATCATCCATGTCAGTCACCATGTAAATATCGCATTTCTTCTGTACCAGGGCAAGAGCCGCGGATTTGTGGCCGCCGAGTTCGAAGTGTTCGTGAATGGCTGCGATTCTTTCGTCCGGTGTATCATACTGCTGGATCCAGCGTCCGAATACGTCGCTGCCGTATCCTTCTTTGCAGGAAGCGGCGAGAACCATGATGCCGCCTTCGCGGACTGCGTGCTTGACGTTGTCGATGGATTTCTGGGCCTGATACAGGTTGATATCCTTCGGGTAGCCGCCGGTGGAAACGATGACGACATCAGCCGGCTTATCGATTTTGATCTTGTAGATGCTGTCGAGGAATTTGCATGCTTCGCGGTGTGCTGTAACATGATGGCCTGCAGCTGCAAAGGCGATTTTCTTATGATCATCAAGGGCTACGTTTACGATGAAATCAACTGGGCAGAAGTCATAGACTTCTTCGATATCATCACGGACCGGATTTCCCTCGAGATGCCCTGCATAGGAATCCGGGCTGATCATGTTCTTGTGGTTTGCCTGAATGGCAGCTCTGGAGGATACGCCTGGCATGATAGCTTTCATGCCACCGCTGTAGCCCGCAAAGTAATGGTATTCGACATTGCCAAGAAGGATGCGGCGGTCTGCATCAGCGACTGTCCTGAAGATATCGACCGGAGTTCCGTTCTTGCAGTATCCCATGTGTTCCACATCATCGGGATCACTGTCAATGCATTTGACGCGGTTGTACACATCTTCGCCAACAAGGCGTTTCATTTCTTCCTCGGTCTGCTTTCTGTGAGAGCCAAGTCCGAAAACAACAGTGACATCCTTGTCTTCGACGCCTGCTTTTTCCAGTTCGTCCAGGACGCATGGCACGACGACCCAGGACGGCATCGGGCGTGTTACGTCGCTTGTCACGATGACAATCTTTTCACCCGGATGAACAATTTCACGAAGCTTCGGAGAGTCAATCGGATTTTCCAATGCTCTTCTGACTTCAGCTTCCTCGGACTCTACACCCGGACATTCTCTTGGATTCAATTCGATGGGATGATGTTCATCACCCACATGAAATGGTACGTAATCCTTGAAGTATTTAATTTTAAATTCCATTTTTCGATCTCCCTTCGAGAGACTCATACACAAAAGCTTCTATATTTACATTATACTATATTTCGGCGAAAATTCCCTGGAAAAGGATTCCGTAAAATATAATAATTCCATTGTTTCATGATATAATGATGAAAATGTAGTTTATTTGCGAGAGCGGCCCAATTCAATCATTTCTTTTTTAGAGAAAGGAGGCTGCAGACCGATTTCCCATCTGCAATCCGGTCTGCCCCACTTATGAAGAAAAAACTTTGGATTCCCCTGCTGGTATCCGCTTTGACACTCATGTCTCTCACGGCCAATGCGGATTATGCAAAATGGACTGACCCCACACATTCCTTCAAAGCTGATCATACGATATACACCTCTGTCGTCAATACCGATGTTCTGTCCAAAAAGATGGCACTGGAAGGCCGTTCCTTCCAGGTCATTTTCAACCAGAAAGCTGCAGAAGTCAAAGGGCTGAAAATCATTACAGCGCCTCTTCAGGGAGCCATAGCGGTTCTCCCGGGAAACAGCACGGATGATGCATCTGCTGCAGCGCCTTCTGATGAAGTTTCCACTTCAGCTGTCCGCATCCCTCAGGCAGCCGTTGACGCCAAAGCGGCTCTCTATGCCGTTCCGACGGTCACCCGCTGTGAGAAGCTCGTCAGCGTGGTTCCTGCCCATACGGAATGGACGACCAAGGAAATCCACGAAACAGTCTGTGACAAGAATGGTTACAAGGATGTCGTTCATAAGATTCCTTTCCCGGAACAGATTCCGGAGAAACAATACGTGACGATGTACCTGACCGTCCGCTTCGATGTTTACAGCATGAAGACCGGCGCTCTTGTTTTCACCAGCGAAGATGCCCGTGACAGATTAGACGACAGCAATTTCAACGGACTTTTCACCCGGATCGTTGAACGTTTCTTCAAGAACCTGAAGAGCGAAATCAATTGACAGGAGTATATTTTAAAGACGGCACCGGCCGTCTTTTTTTTGTAAGCTTATCCGTATTTTCTCCTGAATCAGCATATATCTCTTAAAGCAGATGTATCATTTTTTCTTATTTGATGGCTTGACAAACGATCAAATGACGGTCTATAATCCAGTCATAAGAAACAAGCGATGATGAAGAAGGGATAATAAAACCTTTTCAGAGAGACGGTGGCTGGTGTGAACCGTTAAAGCATTATTATCTTTCCGCTTCGGAGGTGAAGACGATGAGTCTTCCGGGACATGCCCGTTACAGCTGACTAAAGATGGCCGTAAGGCAATTTGGGTGGTATCGCGGGTGCTCTCGTCCCTTAAGTGGATGAAGAGCGTTTTTTTATGGATACAACAGATTGGCAGCGGCTAAATTGGGTGGCACCGCGAGAAAAAGAGAAGCTCGTCCCATGGGACGTCTTCTCTTTTTGTGTTTTCAGGAGGATACAAATGAAACGTGTATTTAACTTTAACGCAGGCCCTTCCCCCATGCCGATCGAAGTGCTCGAAGAAATGAAAAATGATCTGACCGATTTCCGCGGAACCGGAATGGGCATCACGGAAATCAGCCACCGCTCCCCCGTTTTCCAGGATATGCTCGATGAAACGAAAGCATACCTTCGCCAGATGATGAAACTGGATGATGATTATGAAATCGTCTTCATGCAGGGCGGCGGCACGATGCAGTTCCTGATGACAGGCTGCAATTTCCTTCACACAAGAGGCGCCTATGCCGATACCGGCGTCTGGGCGCACAAGGCAAGAAACACGGCCGCTTTCTTCGGTGAAACGTACGATGCCAATACAGCCAAGGACAGAAATTACGCCTATATCCCGGACACCTACGATATCCGTCCCGATACGAATTACCTTTACATCTGCGCCAACAATACGATTTACGGCACGGAATACAAGGACTTCCCAAAGGTCGATGTTCCCCTCATCTGCGATATGTCCTCTGACATTCTTTCCAGAGAAATCGATTTCAACCAGTTCGACATGATTTGGGCCGGGATCCAGAAGAATTTGGGCGCAGCCGGAGCCGCATTTGCAGTAATCAGAAAAGGCCTTCTTGAAAAAGCAAGGACGGATATTCCTGAATACCTCCAGTACCAGACTTTCGTCAAGAATGATTCCACATACAACACGCCGCCTGTCTTCTGCATTTACACGCTGAACCGGATGCTTCACTGGATCTGGAATATGGGCGGGCTCAAAGCGATTGAAGAAAGAAATAAGGTAAAAGCCGGACTTATTTATGACACCATCGACCAGAGCGGCGGTTTCTACAAAGGCCACGCTGATGTGAAGGACAGAAGCATGATGAACGTTACCTTCAACCTCGCGACGCCAGAACTGGAAAAGGATTTCGTCGAGAAAGCCAAGAAGAATGACTTCATCGGCGTCAAAGGCCACCGTCTTGTAGGAGGCCTCCGCATCTCCCTCTACAACGCAGTCACGCCGGAAGCCGCAAAAGCGCTTGCCGATTTCATGAAAGAATACAAAAGAACCAACGGTTAATCATCATACCTGAAACCATTACCCCCAAGGAGGAATCATCATGTACAGAATTTTCATCACCGCCGACGTTGCCAAAGAAGCCAAGGAAATCCTTGAAAAGGAATTTATTGTAGATATCCAGCCGAATATGGAAGAAGATGAGCTCTGCAAAGTCATTGCTGACTATGATGCCATCATTACAAGAAGCCAGACACGCGTCACCAAGAAGGTCATTGATGCGGCTGTGAACCTGAAGGTTATCGGCAGAGCCGGTGTCGGTATCGACGGCATCGATATTCCCGAAGCTACCAAGAAAGGCATCACTGTCGTCAATACGCCTGAATCCAATACGATTGCAGCCTGCGAGCACACAATTGCTCTGATGCTCTCCATGACGCGCCACATTCCGCAGGCACACCAGTCCATCATGGAAGGCCGCTGGGACAGAAAGAGCTTCACAGGCATCCAGCTTCTGAACAAGACCGTCGGCATCATCGGCGTCGGCCGCGTAGGTTCCAATGTGGCTAAACGTCTGCAGGCTTTCAACATGAAGACCATCGGCTATGATCCTTATATCCCGCTGGAAAGAGGCCAGCAGCTCGGCGTGGAACTGACCGATCTGGATACACTTCTCCGTGAATCTGACTACATCACCCTCCACACACCGCTTACAGATGAGACACGCGGTATGATTGATAAAGAAGCCATTGCAAAGATGAAAGACGGCGTCCGCATCGTCAATGCATCCCGCGGTGCAGTCGTCGATATCGAAGCGCTCGCCGAGGCACTGAAGAATGGAAAAGTCGCCGGAGCCGGTATTGACGTATGGCCGCACGAACCGCTGAAGCCGGAAGAAAACCCGTTCCTCGGTCTGACCAATGTCGCTCTCACCCCTCACCTTGGCGCATCCACAAAAGAAGCGCAGGCAGGCGTTGCCACTGATGTTGCCATCGGTGTAGCGCAGGCTCTCCATGGTGAACCGGTTGCAACCGCTGTCAATGCTTCCCCGATTACAAAAGCAACACTCAATGTCATCCAGCCATACTTCGACCTCTGCGAAAGAATGGGCAACATCGGCATCGACCTGGCCGGCGGCAGGATTTCCGGCGTCAATGTCGAATATACCGGCGAACTGGCTGAAACAGAAACAGCACCTCTTACGACCGCTGTCTTAAAGGGTCTCCTTGCTCCGGTCCTCCAGCAGACGGTCAACTTCGTCAATGCAAGAGGCATTGCAGAAGAGCGCCACATG harbors:
- a CDS encoding IS1182 family transposase, whose translation is MKNNNTSNHFTAEQGILPMFPSEILNVDDPVLMYDRFMEEIDLKKYLRYIPTRGAGRPRYNPVNMLKTIIYGFAEEGYCSFRKLEDNCRVNIRYMYLMNYEAPSYRTFCHFVKGFLKYSLKDIFYSITKELCGKLNVDLQHIYIDGSKFEANANKYSWVWKKSAEKSRYKLFAKITSLFELLNDDLKYDHMSVNINTEYAPDYLRLVLDKLKEIWQIDETAFVHGSGHRKSDHQRKYEQLKAYTSKLEEYVEKIQICGTSRNSYSKTDTDATFMRIKSDYMGNDQLLPAYNVQIGVADEFIAVIDVNQYRSDMDCFVPLMEEFHEVYGAYPKYPVADAGYGSFNNYIYCEQHGMEKYMKFPMYKKETKDKKYHTNPFRPINFRVDENGTIRCPNDRAFKFIYRHLVRGNLYGRQEEVFECEDCQGCPLAEQCKKTPKNKRISLSRERNNMYQEVQDNLESIHGALLRMNRSIQAEGTFGIMKHDRWYKRIVRKGIDSVKAELYLVALGYNLRKYITKIMRIRIAA
- a CDS encoding YfhO family protein, which translates into the protein MKVIKREKRNSLWIFRMISFALTTLICLGVFAFFREAPFGDKTLAASDAFIQYMDLMAFFKDVLSGNQSLTYTMTKGLGGSAIGIFSYYLASPTELLQLFFSKDQVPVSYNLAAVLKMGMASLTMTWFLQDRFNNKISMLPLMGLSIGYGLMHYNLYQIWSAMWLDGVYMLPLMMLGVYRAVHFGSIGMLSVSTALSILLNWYTGGINCLFSGFWFLAEETLLHFQRGGAKKEFFSDTVRYVFGMVTGILISSILFLPTILQLREGIGGSFDWNQISLGFQGDILASLGAYYMGIHPKEIPSLDYMSLFCGSLAVSGALALFAVKDIKWKYKAFAFLLIVFSFLMFHWKILFFMFSLMKKPMGFMPRYSYLGSFILIFLSGCYFSDWKKWGFGIRQLIICLLFPVSQILIERLRPALYQNFFLFNIAFLVIVPCILYEIDRSYRINVKKNFMMGLLACMLIWEMSMSACIFLSMRGAGSLYTYQSYDDQQRTQIQEIKAYDGGIYRINQVMNRGDIRAKDEQEKNKGFNLNESMNFNYWGIQEYTSLLKKSQFRLSSNIGYYDFTERANRFYTSILPADSLLGVKYLLLTEPIKGLESDLPFGISNGKKVYKNPYALPMAFIYRENDQIIPGESDNPFTYTNALYSKLIGHAVTIYHPVSFTEICENRHEIYEINNGVDPIYAFLIWDGPYRQVSINGESSQILYDSGMFYIPATGSQTRAIDVDLSDDIRMKQALFYETDLSALKEISREINQRAAKNLMIRDGEISGTVEGREGDILFLSVPYENGWTVMRNGKEITPDIFAGCLMNIPLEEGENHIQMTYHIPGLTAGAALTLIGILLLAGNQYKRRKQ
- a CDS encoding nickel-dependent lactate racemase family protein, with the translated sequence MEFKIKYFKDYVPFHVGDEHHPIELNPRECPGVESEEAEVRRALENPIDSPKLREIVHPGEKIVIVTSDVTRPMPSWVVVPCVLDELEKAGVEDKDVTVVFGLGSHRKQTEEEMKRLVGEDVYNRVKCIDSDPDDVEHMGYCKNGTPVDIFRTVADADRRILLGNVEYHYFAGYSGGMKAIMPGVSSRAAIQANHKNMISPDSYAGHLEGNPVRDDIEEVYDFCPVDFIVNVALDDHKKIAFAAAGHHVTAHREACKFLDSIYKIKIDKPADVVIVSTGGYPKDINLYQAQKSIDNVKHAVREGGIMVLAASCKEGYGSDVFGRWIQQYDTPDERIAAIHEHFELGGHKSAALALVQKKCDIYMVTDMDDAMVTKANMTPFHDLQEAVDAALNRMGKDCSVYVVPIGGSTLPMED
- the serC gene encoding 3-phosphoserine/phosphohydroxythreonine transaminase, whose product is MKRVFNFNAGPSPMPIEVLEEMKNDLTDFRGTGMGITEISHRSPVFQDMLDETKAYLRQMMKLDDDYEIVFMQGGGTMQFLMTGCNFLHTRGAYADTGVWAHKARNTAAFFGETYDANTAKDRNYAYIPDTYDIRPDTNYLYICANNTIYGTEYKDFPKVDVPLICDMSSDILSREIDFNQFDMIWAGIQKNLGAAGAAFAVIRKGLLEKARTDIPEYLQYQTFVKNDSTYNTPPVFCIYTLNRMLHWIWNMGGLKAIEERNKVKAGLIYDTIDQSGGFYKGHADVKDRSMMNVTFNLATPELEKDFVEKAKKNDFIGVKGHRLVGGLRISLYNAVTPEAAKALADFMKEYKRTNG
- the serA gene encoding phosphoglycerate dehydrogenase, yielding MYRIFITADVAKEAKEILEKEFIVDIQPNMEEDELCKVIADYDAIITRSQTRVTKKVIDAAVNLKVIGRAGVGIDGIDIPEATKKGITVVNTPESNTIAACEHTIALMLSMTRHIPQAHQSIMEGRWDRKSFTGIQLLNKTVGIIGVGRVGSNVAKRLQAFNMKTIGYDPYIPLERGQQLGVELTDLDTLLRESDYITLHTPLTDETRGMIDKEAIAKMKDGVRIVNASRGAVVDIEALAEALKNGKVAGAGIDVWPHEPLKPEENPFLGLTNVALTPHLGASTKEAQAGVATDVAIGVAQALHGEPVATAVNASPITKATLNVIQPYFDLCERMGNIGIDLAGGRISGVNVEYTGELAETETAPLTTAVLKGLLAPVLQQTVNFVNARGIAEERHMEVREVKARKGHYFTNTISLTIDTDKGTHRITGSLFDRKEAKIVSLDHFRVDFEPKGCIIIAPHEDKPGMIGQVAGVLGAAGININGMQVGASNDKGINVMAVAVDKDIPTAVLPSLMNIEGIKDVKVIHCEH